The sequence below is a genomic window from Streptosporangium lutulentum.
CTCGGCCAGGTGGCGGGCCGAGGCGGCCTCGTCCAGCGCGCGCCACTCGTTCCAGCCCAGTACGGCGGGGCCGTCGACGAGCATGATCTGCTGGACGTCCGGGTCGGTGCCGGCGGTGAGGAACGCCTGGCAGCCGGCGGTGAACCGCGTCCACGAATCGTCGTGGGCATCGGCGGTCGCGGCCACCGTCCGGGCGACCTGCTGCTGCACCTCCTCCAGCACGGCGCGGAACAGGGCCGCCTTGCTCTCGAAGTGGTGGTAGAGAGCGCCCTTGGTGACCCCCGCGGCGCGGACGATCTCCGACAGGCCCACCGCGCCGTAGCCCAGGCTCGCGAACAGGCGCCTGCCCTCGCGCAGGAGGGCCTGCCGGGTCTGCTCCCTCTGCCGGGCCCTGCCGTCCTTCGGCATCGTGCTCCCGTCCTTTGACATACCGGTGGTACGTCAATACATTACCTTCACATACCGACGGTATGTGAAGGAGTTCGCATGAAACTGACCAGCTTCTATCCGGTTGTCTGCACCTCAAAGCTTCAGGAGTCCCGAGACTTCTACACCGGGCTGCTGGGGTTCGAGCCGACGTTCGAGGCCGACTGGTACGTGAGCCTGCGGCGGCCGGGGACGCCGCAGTACGAGCTCGCCCTGCTCGACTACAGCCACCCGACGCTGCCCGAGGCGTACCGCACTCCCGTGCGGGGACTGCTGCTCAACCTCGAGGTGGAGGACGTGGACGCGGAGTGGGAGCGGCTCGTCGTCCGCGAGGGGCTGCGGGCCGAACTGGAGCTGCGCAGCGAGGACTTCGGGCAGCGGCACTTCATCGTGGCCGATCCCAACGGGGTCCTGATCGACGTGATCACACCCATCGAGCCCACCTCGGCGTACGCCGAGCAGTACGTCAATCCCTGACGCCCGGCCCCGCCCCGGTCACCTCCGTGCCGGGAACGCGGAGGTGACCGGCGCCCCGATCACCTCGTAGGGGAGGAGACCCGCAGGACGAGCTTTCCCCTGGTGCGGCCCTCGGCGAGCCGTTCGTGGGCCTTGGCGGCCTCCTCAAGCGGGAGCACCTCCTCGACCCCGACGGCGAGCCGCCCGTCGTCGACCATCCGGGCGAGGTGGGTCAGCGCGGCGCCGTCGGGCTCCACCAGGAAGGGCTCGGCGCGAAGGCCCCGGGCCTCGGCGTCGCGCAGCAGGTCGGGGGAGGCGCCGGAGGGCACCGGGACGAGCAGCCCACCGGGGCGGAGGACGTCGAGGGAGCGGGTGCTCGTCGCGTCGTGCCCGTCGCCCACCAGGTCGATGACCACGTCCACGTCGCGCACCGCGTCCTCGAAGCGGGTGGTGGTGTAGTCGACGAGCTCGTCGGCCCCCAGTTCGCGCAGCCAGGCGTGCTTGGCGGCGCGGGCGGTGCCGATCACGTGCGCGCCGAGGTGCTTGGCCAGCTGGACGGCGAAGTGCCCGACGCCGCCCGCGGCGGCGTGGATGAGGACGCGCTGGCCGGGCTGGACGTCCGCGGCGTCCACCAGGCTCTGCCAGGCGGTCAGCACGGCCAGCGGCATGGCGGCGGCCTCGTCGTGTCCCAGGGAGCGCGGCTTGCGGGCGAACTGCCGGGAGGGGGCGGTCACGAACTCGGCGTAGGCACCGGCCTGCCGGGGGAACCACGGCATGCCGTACACCTCGTCTCCCGCCTTGAGGGTGTGCACCCCGAAACCGACCTCCTCGACGACGCCGGAGACGTCCCAGCCGAGGATGAAGGGCGGATCCCCCAGAACCCCGGCCATGCCCGAGCCCGACCTGGTCTTGACGTCCACCGGGTTCACTCCCGCGGAGACGACTCGTACCAGCACCTCGGTGGGCAGCGGCTCCGGGCGCTCGACCTGGACCAGGCGAAGCACCTCCGGCCCGCCGAAGGTGTCCTGGCTGATCGCACGCATGAGGGTCACGAGATCTCTCCTTGGAAGCGGCCGGTCGCGGATCGACGACACCGATGACGCTATCTTTCACCACCCGGTGGAAGCCGGATCCCGGGGTCGTGGGTGAGTCGGCCCGGACCTCGGTGCCGGAGTGGCCGGGCGGGGTGGGATTCTGGTGCGATGAGTGAGTCGAGGAGCCGCTGGGCGGACATCGCGGGAGACGACGCGGGGGAGCGGTACGCGGCGCGGTTCGCCGAGCTCGCCGAGTCGGGGGCGGACATGCACGGCGAGGCGCGGCTGTGCGCGGAGCTGCTGCCGCCGGGCGCGCGGGTGCTGGACGCCGGGTGCGGCACCGGGCGGGTGGCGATCCGGCTGGCCGAGCTGGGA
It includes:
- a CDS encoding TetR/AcrR family transcriptional regulator, whose amino-acid sequence is MPKDGRARQREQTRQALLREGRRLFASLGYGAVGLSEIVRAAGVTKGALYHHFESKAALFRAVLEEVQQQVARTVAATADAHDDSWTRFTAGCQAFLTAGTDPDVQQIMLVDGPAVLGWNEWRALDEAASARHLAEALTALIEEGTIAPQPVAPLTHLLSGAMNEAALWLAGSANPGDLDDARAALSRMLEALRAG
- a CDS encoding VOC family protein, which codes for MKLTSFYPVVCTSKLQESRDFYTGLLGFEPTFEADWYVSLRRPGTPQYELALLDYSHPTLPEAYRTPVRGLLLNLEVEDVDAEWERLVVREGLRAELELRSEDFGQRHFIVADPNGVLIDVITPIEPTSAYAEQYVNP
- a CDS encoding NADP-dependent oxidoreductase, producing the protein MRAISQDTFGGPEVLRLVQVERPEPLPTEVLVRVVSAGVNPVDVKTRSGSGMAGVLGDPPFILGWDVSGVVEEVGFGVHTLKAGDEVYGMPWFPRQAGAYAEFVTAPSRQFARKPRSLGHDEAAAMPLAVLTAWQSLVDAADVQPGQRVLIHAAAGGVGHFAVQLAKHLGAHVIGTARAAKHAWLRELGADELVDYTTTRFEDAVRDVDVVIDLVGDGHDATSTRSLDVLRPGGLLVPVPSGASPDLLRDAEARGLRAEPFLVEPDGAALTHLARMVDDGRLAVGVEEVLPLEEAAKAHERLAEGRTRGKLVLRVSSPTR